One Campylobacter massiliensis DNA window includes the following coding sequences:
- a CDS encoding cytochrome C, protein MVTRFLGRIVIAELFLIGSLLAGEKIYSDSVKSLYADASSAKAIGRLLPTNAVTVVQKSGERIKIAIRGYQNPDVKNVIYYSDSQRVIAAAFSKTANIETRLLEKGKGGKWDKVEVSVYTEEGGFGGGLEAMFEKAGQIYNENCSICHALPEPSHSKANQWPSLLQSMLSRTAIDKKDEWLVIQYLQKHSEDVK, encoded by the coding sequence ATGGTAACTAGATTTTTAGGTCGCATTGTTATTGCCGAGCTGTTTTTGATCGGTTCTCTTCTGGCCGGCGAAAAAATTTACAGCGATTCGGTAAAGTCGTTATATGCCGATGCATCATCCGCAAAGGCTATAGGGCGGTTATTGCCGACTAATGCCGTTACGGTCGTCCAAAAAAGCGGCGAACGAATCAAAATCGCTATACGAGGATATCAAAATCCCGACGTGAAAAACGTGATTTATTACAGCGATTCTCAGCGCGTGATAGCCGCTGCGTTTTCTAAAACCGCAAACATTGAGACGAGACTCCTTGAAAAAGGCAAAGGCGGCAAATGGGATAAAGTCGAAGTATCGGTTTATACGGAAGAGGGAGGCTTTGGTGGCGGGCTTGAAGCTATGTTTGAAAAGGCAGGGCAAATTTATAATGAAAACTGCAGTATTTGTCATGCCTTACCCGAGCCTTCACATTCCAAAGCAAATCAGTGGCCAAGCCTTTTGCAGTCTATGCTTAGCAGAACCGCGATAGACAAAAAAGATGAATGGCTCGTGATACAGTATCTACAAAAACACTCTGAAGACGTAAAATAA